In Erigeron canadensis isolate Cc75 chromosome 1, C_canadensis_v1, whole genome shotgun sequence, a single window of DNA contains:
- the LOC122597650 gene encoding protein SAR DEFICIENT 1: MTAKRFADHKPDHSQYPENERRRLRARPSLASAIGEAVKMNFVQNFCAALEPMLRRVVNEEVQRELRRITQSNTMSNSLHINALEPSTLQLKFRKNLSLPIYTGTKILDEDGNPLEIYLFDVRKNQESTISCAFKLQLVVIDGDFPCIERNTWTKDEFEKNIVKERNGKRPLLAGDVIVTMRDGVVSVGDIEITDNSSWIRSRKFRIAARVVQGETSGYVIHEAVTEAFTVKDHRGELYKKHHPPMLGDDVWRLEKIGKDGAFHKKLAANDIKTVQDFLKHLVVNEAKLRKILGLGMSDKMWEVTIKHARNCVLDCKLYISRGHDHTIFLNQICQVVKAVINGETFIGKELLSLNKVMLQKFVHEAYLNWNSLEVIDGTLIDTDPLLTQGVNYGGSSPIPQ; this comes from the exons atgaCAGCCAAGAGGTTTGCTGATCACAAACCGGACCACAGCCAATATCCGGAGAATGAAAGACGTCGTCTGAGAGCTAGACCGTCTTTGGCTTC TGCAATAGGGGAAGCAgtaaagatgaattttgttcAGAATTTCTGTGCAGCTTTGGAGCCGATGCTACGAAGAGTG GTAAATGAGGAGGTCCAGAGAGAATTAAGAAGAATAACACAATCTAACACTATGTCAAATTCGTTGCATATCAATGCACTCGAACCCTCGACGCTGCAACTTAAATTCAGAAAGAATCTTAGTCTACCAATTTATACAGGCACTAAAATACTCGATGAAGATGGAAACCCTCTTGAAATATATCTATTTGACGTACGTAAAAACCAAGAATCGACGATTTCTTGTGCTTTCAAGTTACAACTTGTTGTCATAGATGGGGATTTTCCTTGTATAGAAAGGAACACATGGACGAAGGATGAGTTTGAAAAGAATATTGTAAAGGAACGAAATGGCAAAAGGCCATTGCTTGCTGGGGATGTTATTGTTACCATGAGAGATGGTGTTGTTTCGGTAGGCGATATTGAAATCACTGATAACTCAAGCTGGATACGAAGCAGAAAGTTCCGGATTGCAGCCCGTGTTGTTCAAGGAGAAACTTCCGGATATGTAATACATGAGGCCGTGACTGAAGCCTTTACAGTTAAAGATCATCGTGGTGAAT TGTACAAGAAGCATCACCCACCAATGCTTGGAGATGATGTGTGGCGCTTAGAGAAGATCGGAAAAGATGGAGCATTCCATAAGAAGCTCGCTGCAAATGATATCAAAACCGTACAAGATTTCTTAAAGCATTTGGTTGTCAATGAAGCTAAACTTCGAAAG ATTTTAGGGCTTGGAATGTCCGATAAAATGTGGGAAGTTACAATAAAGCATGCAAGGAATTGTGTACTTGATTGCAAGCTCTATATATCACGCGGACATGACCATACCATCTTCTTGAACCAAATTTGTCAAGTGGTCAAAGCTGTAATCAATGGAGAAACATTCATTGGCAAAGAGCTTTTAAGCCTAAACAAG GTTATGCTCCAAAAATTTGTTCACGAGGCTTATCTAAATTGGAACTCTTTAGAAGTAATTGATGGTACTTTGATTGACACTGATCCTCTTCTAACGCAAG GTGTTAATTATGGTGGATCGTCACCAATACCCCAGTAA
- the LOC122585446 gene encoding glycosyltransferase BC10-like, which produces MKKEVRQMHLKTLALYFLILVCGIGLGATLIFCLYSIPLTSKPKQYFSFQDSSNAFEEQPGIYTIKSGGLNQKESSTPTNNNIISNTTNEHIKEKPKVSEPPQPSVSSAFLHRMKDEELFWRASMVPRIRTPPFKKIPKVAFMFLVRGRLPLSPLWARFFRGYKGFYSIYVHTQPYFVGEVAPESMFQGRRIPSEVVTWGEISMVEAERRLLASALLDFSNERFVLLSEACIPLYNFSTIYPYLINSKKTFVECYDKEGPVGRGRYNNHMEPVVTLRQWRKGSQWFEVDRHLALEVICDKKYYPLFRDYCKPACYSDEHYIPTLLNIEFPLENSDRTLTYVDWSKGGPHPYKFGKWEVSVPLLRQMQNGTECLYNGEPTRVCFLFARKFVPSALFRLLELAPEIMHF; this is translated from the exons atgaagaaagaagtccGTCAAATGCACCTAAAAACATTAGCCCTTTATTTTTTGATACTTGTATGTGGTATAGGGCTTGGGGCAACACTAATCTTTTGTCTCTATAGTATACCCTTAACATCGAAACCAAAACAATATTTCTCGTTCCAAGACTCCTCTAACGCCTTTGAAGAGCAACCGGGAATCTACACTATAAAGTCTGGAGGTCTTAACCAAAAAGAGAGCAGCACCCCCACGAACAATAACATCATCAGCAACACTACCAACGAACACATTAAAGAAAAACCGAAGGTATCAGAACCACCACAGCCGTCTGTGTCAAGTGCATTTTTACATAGAATGAAAGATGAAGAGTTGTTTTGGAGAGCATCAATGGTTCCTAGAATACGTACGCCACCATTCAAGAAGATACCCAAAGTTGCTTTCATGTTCTTAGTAAGAGGAAGATTGCCATTGTCTCCACTTTGGGCTAGGTTTTTTCGAGGCTACAAAGGATTTTACTCAATTTATGTTCATACTCAACCATATTTCGTTGGTGAAGTGGCTCCGGAGTCTATGTTTCAAGGCCGGAGAATTCCAAGTGAG GTCGTTACTTGGGGAGAAATAAGTATGGTGGAAGCCGAGAGACGCCTATTAGCTAGTGCATTACTGGATTTCTCTAATGAAAGATTTGTCCTCCTTTCTGAGGCTTGCATTCCACTTTACAACTTCTCAACCATCTACCCATACCTCATTAACTCAAAAAAGACATTTGTCGAGTGTTATGATAAGGAAGGGCCAGTAGGGCGCGGACGATACAACAATCACATGGAACCAGTGGTAACGTTACGACAATGGAGAAAAGGGTCTCAGTGGTTTGAAGTTGACCGTCACCTAGCGTTAGAGGTCATCTGCGACAAAAAGTATTACCCTTTATTTCGAGATTACTGCAAACCCGCTTGTTATTCAGATGAACACTACATTCCGACGTTATTGAATATAGAGTTTCCACTTGAGAACTCAGACCGAACGTTGACTTATGTTGACTGGTCGAAAGGCGGACCACATCCCTACAAGTTTGGAAAATGGGAGGTTTCGGTGCCTTTGTTGAGACAAATGCAGAATGGAACCGAGTGTTTGTATAATGGAGAGCCCACACGGGTGTGCTTTTTATTTGCTAGGAAGTTTGTACCAAGTGCTTTGTTTAGGTTATTAGAACTTGCTCCCGAGATAATGCATTTTTGA